From a region of the Tolypothrix sp. NIES-4075 genome:
- a CDS encoding non-ribosomal peptide synthetase translates to MNQKAEKSKNIESIYPLSPMQQGMLFHTVYAPNSGVYVEQVLFTICGELNIAAFKQAWQKVVERHPVLRTLFIWEKQQVPLQVVRKLLELPWNYCDWRELSPKAQQQRLEEFLHADRYQGFVLNQAPLMRFTLMERASQRYQFLWSHHHIIMDGWCLPILLKEVLTFYEAYNRGESCYIPALSPYRDYIAWLQKQDVSEAEAFWRRTLKGFRTPTPLVVDRPSLQSLEQYPTYDKQELSLSSEVTQGLQSIARQHSITLATLVQAAWAMLLSRYSGESEVLFGVTVSGRSGNLSGIEEMVGLFINTLPLRVSVPREKPVLQLLQEVQQMLLELQEYAYIPLAEVQRLSEVKAPLALFESILVFENYPVDKSLRQSNHSFKVTEVEVFEQTNYPLTVLVFAEEKLLIKISYDRSRFEADTITRMGGHLQTLLEAIASNPNQQVKELPLLTEAEQHQLLIEWNQTAVDNQHNKCIHQLFEAQVERTPDAVALEFENQQLSYKQLNERANQLAHYLQSKKVEPEVLVGLCVERSLEMAIAVLAILKAGGAYVPLDPAYARERLAFMLEDTCSRVLLTQSQLRSHLPESARVFCIDEQSEVIAQQPSTNPASPVQPSNLLYVIYTSGSTGRPKGITLSHQALGNLIYWHLETMNQGVGVLQFASLSFDASFHEMFAAWCSGGTLYMIPESLRLDVEKLVHFLAEKPIQKVILPVALWQQIAQVYGQQADLFRNLTEVVTTGEQLQITQPIIDLFKQLNHCRLHNHYGPSETHVVTSFTFNDSPDTWAVYPPIGKPIANTQIYILDQHWQPVPIGVPGFLFIGGANLARGYLNRLDLTAQKFVPNPFGKGLLYQTGDLARYLPDGNIEFIGRVDDQVKVRGFRVELGEVEAVLNKHPQLSQAVVTVQGNAANEKRLVAYVVPKSETVTSEQLRSFLLQKLPEYMIPSAFVTLKSLPLTPNQKIDRRALPIPDLQPSRSDDCVLPRNPKEEIIANIFASVLKLEQVGIYNNFFELGGHSLLATQVVSRLRESFQVEVPLRTLFEAPTVAELAQAIWALRQTASGLVIPRIEPVSRNTELLPLSWAQERLWFLDQLESDSATYNMPAALEISGELNVKALEQALTEIIQRHSVLRTTFATVNGTPMQAIAPAVAVTIPVVDLRSPSGGHSVPSQSVREAQSINKNSQPDRVKSEATQEAQQPFNLASGSLIRFKLLQLAQSHVLLVTMHHIVFDAWSISIFVRELIALYEAALHQQPCVLPALPIQYTDFACWQRQWLQGGVLETQLSYWKQQLSGNLPVLQLPIDYPHSPTQNYQGAQQVLRLPKSLTTALKTLSRQEGATVFMTLLAAFKILLYRHTGQEDIIVGSPIAGRNHLGTEELIGFFLNTLPLRTYLGGNPSFRQLLIRVREVTLSAYNHQDIPFEKLVEELRPERSLSRHPVFDVTFNMINTPEVALEIPDLTFEPLELTQQSSKFWMTVFVQEVAEELNIKLVYRQNLFSSERITNLLEQFEHLLQQIVVHPDRSIQSYFLVTPQSRSLLPDASARLDEPDYKPVPTLFAAWAQQAPEQTAIRQKGRTWTYQELSQSAHTIAQVLLSCGVQQGDVVAVCGAKSFGLIASMLGVFFSGAVLLMLDLNLPTHRQQLMLEEAQAKYLVVVGGQSKQASVSESSLEIIHVDPEIATAIAPILGTSGITSLPTLTPGDKAYIFFTSGSTGTPKGVLGTHKGISHFLDWQRQTFEIGTFDRVAQLTSLTFDAVLRDVFLPLTSGATLCLPDSDFSWDRVLSWLDTEQITVVHTVPAVAQSWLTQVPLGINLTKLRWIFFSGEPLTGTFVQQWRQTFPEAGEIINLYGATETTMVKCFYRVPIEIPTGIMPGGWALPQTQALVLNATNQLCGIGEIGEIVIRTFFRTLGYINAIAEQQQRFVPNSLTNDQQDLFYYTGDKGRYRPDGAIEILGRNDDQIKIRGIRVQPAEIETILNQHPAVGESVVIATDETPEDKRLVAYVVAKPNQTFAKSEVSYFLKQHLPEYLMPSVFVVLDALPLTANGKVNRRALPAPSLEVVSCANNVPPRNPTEEVIVSIFASVLKLQHLGVDDNFFEVGGHSLLATQVVSRLREALKVNLPLRTLFEASTPAELAVVIEKIKVTGGAKIDTPKITKISRERHRVQVSSQEELTLPDAVRQEIFKPESKD, encoded by the coding sequence TTGAATCAAAAAGCAGAAAAAAGCAAGAACATCGAATCAATTTATCCCCTCTCGCCAATGCAGCAGGGAATGTTGTTTCACACTGTTTACGCTCCCAACTCAGGAGTCTATGTTGAGCAAGTGCTTTTCACCATCTGCGGTGAACTTAATATAGCTGCCTTTAAGCAGGCATGGCAGAAAGTGGTAGAACGCCACCCGGTTTTGCGGACTTTGTTTATTTGGGAAAAGCAGCAGGTGCCCTTGCAGGTGGTACGCAAACTCTTGGAGTTACCTTGGAATTATTGCGATTGGCGAGAACTGTCTCCAAAGGCGCAACAGCAGCGCTTGGAGGAATTTTTGCACGCAGACCGATATCAAGGCTTTGTACTCAACCAAGCACCCCTAATGCGCTTCACCCTCATGGAGCGAGCCTCGCAACGCTATCAGTTCCTCTGGAGCCATCACCACATCATAATGGATGGTTGGTGTCTCCCCATTCTCCTCAAAGAAGTCTTAACTTTTTACGAAGCCTACAACCGAGGTGAAAGCTGCTACATACCTGCTTTGAGTCCCTACCGAGATTACATTGCTTGGCTGCAAAAGCAAGACGTATCTGAGGCAGAAGCATTTTGGCGACGAACCCTTAAGGGATTTAGAACGCCCACGCCCCTAGTAGTGGATCGACCATCTCTTCAAAGCTTAGAGCAGTATCCCACTTATGACAAGCAGGAACTGAGTTTATCCTCAGAAGTAACTCAAGGGCTTCAATCTATAGCACGACAGCATTCTATCACCTTGGCTACTCTAGTGCAAGCTGCTTGGGCAATGCTTTTGAGTCGCTATAGTGGAGAGTCAGAAGTTTTGTTTGGGGTGACTGTTTCGGGTCGTTCTGGCAATTTATCAGGCATCGAAGAGATGGTCGGACTGTTTATCAACACTTTACCCTTGCGGGTTTCAGTCCCCAGAGAAAAGCCTGTATTGCAATTGTTACAAGAAGTGCAACAGATGCTCTTAGAATTGCAGGAGTATGCTTACATCCCACTAGCAGAAGTTCAACGGCTGAGTGAGGTTAAAGCTCCTTTGGCTCTGTTTGAGAGCATTTTGGTGTTTGAGAACTATCCGGTGGATAAATCTTTGCGGCAGTCAAACCACTCCTTCAAAGTCACTGAGGTGGAAGTTTTTGAACAAACAAACTATCCCCTGACTGTGTTGGTTTTTGCTGAAGAAAAGTTGTTAATTAAAATAAGTTACGATCGCAGCCGTTTTGAAGCCGATACCATTACTCGCATGGGTGGACACTTGCAGACGTTGTTAGAAGCGATCGCTTCTAATCCAAACCAGCAAGTGAAAGAACTGCCATTGTTGACAGAAGCTGAACAGCACCAGTTGTTAATAGAGTGGAATCAAACAGCAGTTGACAATCAGCACAACAAATGCATCCATCAGTTGTTTGAGGCTCAAGTCGAGCGCACCCCTGATGCAGTTGCATTAGAGTTTGAAAATCAGCAATTAAGTTACAAGCAGTTAAATGAGCGAGCCAATCAGTTAGCCCACTATCTGCAATCAAAGAAGGTGGAACCTGAGGTATTAGTGGGGTTGTGCGTTGAACGCTCCTTGGAGATGGCGATCGCAGTCTTGGCTATCCTCAAAGCTGGTGGAGCGTATGTACCGCTTGACCCCGCTTATGCGCGAGAACGGTTGGCTTTTATGCTAGAGGATACTTGCTCAAGAGTCTTGCTGACTCAATCTCAATTGCGATCGCACCTCCCCGAATCAGCTCGTGTTTTCTGTATAGATGAACAATCGGAGGTTATTGCCCAACAACCCTCCACTAATCCAGCTAGTCCTGTCCAACCAAGCAATCTTCTCTACGTCATCTACACCAGTGGCTCGACTGGGCGACCCAAAGGCATTACACTATCTCACCAAGCCTTGGGCAACTTAATTTACTGGCATCTAGAAACCATGAACCAAGGTGTCGGAGTTCTCCAATTTGCCTCACTGAGCTTTGATGCCAGCTTCCACGAAATGTTTGCTGCCTGGTGTTCTGGTGGAACATTATACATGATTCCGGAAAGCCTGCGGTTGGATGTGGAAAAACTCGTCCATTTTTTAGCTGAAAAACCTATACAGAAAGTCATTTTGCCAGTAGCCCTTTGGCAGCAGATAGCCCAAGTCTATGGGCAGCAAGCCGATTTGTTCCGTAATCTGACTGAGGTGGTAACTACAGGTGAGCAGTTGCAAATCACCCAGCCAATCATTGATTTGTTTAAGCAGTTAAACCACTGCCGCCTGCACAATCATTACGGACCCTCAGAGACTCACGTAGTGACTTCATTTACATTTAACGACTCACCAGATACTTGGGCTGTTTATCCTCCAATTGGCAAACCAATAGCCAACACGCAAATCTACATATTAGACCAGCATTGGCAACCCGTTCCCATTGGCGTTCCAGGGTTCTTATTCATTGGAGGGGCAAATCTAGCACGGGGTTATCTCAATCGTCTGGACTTAACAGCACAGAAATTTGTTCCCAATCCCTTTGGTAAAGGGCTGCTTTACCAAACCGGAGACTTGGCGCGTTATCTGCCGGATGGCAACATTGAATTTATCGGGCGGGTAGACGACCAGGTTAAGGTTCGCGGCTTCCGCGTTGAATTGGGTGAAGTGGAAGCGGTGTTAAACAAACACCCACAGTTAAGCCAAGCGGTGGTAACAGTGCAAGGTAACGCAGCCAATGAAAAGCGACTGGTCGCCTATGTAGTTCCAAAGTCCGAGACAGTAACAAGCGAGCAGTTGCGCTCTTTTCTGTTGCAGAAGTTACCGGAGTACATGATTCCATCAGCGTTTGTTACTCTAAAATCCCTGCCTTTAACTCCCAATCAGAAGATTGATCGCCGTGCTTTACCTATACCGGATTTGCAGCCAAGTCGCTCAGATGACTGTGTACTGCCCCGCAATCCAAAAGAAGAAATTATTGCCAACATCTTCGCCTCGGTTCTGAAACTGGAACAGGTAGGAATTTACAACAACTTCTTTGAACTGGGTGGACACTCTCTACTCGCCACTCAAGTTGTCTCTCGCTTGCGGGAAAGCTTTCAAGTTGAGGTGCCTTTACGCACTTTATTTGAAGCACCCACCGTTGCCGAACTCGCTCAAGCTATCTGGGCACTGCGTCAGACTGCTTCGGGATTAGTAATTCCTCGAATTGAGCCAGTATCCAGAAATACTGAGTTATTGCCGCTATCTTGGGCGCAAGAACGGCTGTGGTTTTTAGACCAACTAGAATCGGACAGTGCCACATACAATATGCCAGCAGCGCTTGAGATATCTGGAGAGCTAAATGTAAAAGCCCTAGAGCAAGCCTTAACGGAAATTATACAACGCCACTCGGTTCTGCGTACAACTTTTGCAACGGTCAACGGAACTCCAATGCAGGCGATCGCCCCTGCTGTGGCAGTAACTATTCCCGTTGTAGATTTGCGATCGCCGTCAGGCGGGCACTCCGTGCCATCGCAAAGCGTGCGCGAAGCGCAATCGATCAACAAAAACTCGCAGCCAGATCGCGTAAAATCCGAAGCAACCCAAGAAGCTCAACAACCCTTTAATCTAGCGAGTGGTTCCCTAATCCGCTTTAAACTTTTGCAACTGGCACAATCTCATGTGCTGCTTGTAACCATGCATCATATAGTTTTCGATGCTTGGTCAATCAGCATTTTTGTTCGAGAACTGATTGCTCTCTATGAAGCAGCCTTGCATCAACAGCCTTGTGTGTTGCCCGCCCTACCAATCCAGTATACTGATTTCGCGTGCTGGCAGCGACAATGGCTTCAAGGAGGAGTGTTAGAAACGCAACTGAGCTATTGGAAGCAGCAACTTAGTGGCAATTTACCAGTACTACAGCTACCTATTGATTACCCCCATTCACCAACTCAGAATTATCAAGGAGCACAGCAAGTTCTCCGTTTGCCCAAGTCTCTGACCACAGCGCTGAAAACTTTGAGCCGCCAAGAGGGAGCCACTGTGTTTATGACCTTGTTGGCAGCATTCAAAATATTACTGTACCGCCACACTGGACAGGAAGATATTATTGTCGGTTCACCGATTGCGGGTCGTAACCACCTTGGAACTGAAGAGCTAATTGGCTTTTTTCTGAACACTCTACCCTTACGCACCTATCTTGGTGGAAATCCCAGCTTCCGGCAATTGTTAATCAGAGTGCGTGAAGTGACACTGTCAGCTTACAACCACCAAGACATTCCCTTTGAAAAGTTGGTAGAAGAACTGCGACCAGAACGATCCTTGAGTCGGCATCCAGTGTTTGATGTTACCTTCAACATGATCAATACGCCGGAGGTAGCACTGGAAATTCCCGACTTGACTTTTGAGCCGTTGGAACTCACACAGCAGTCGTCAAAATTCTGGATGACAGTGTTTGTACAAGAGGTGGCAGAGGAACTCAACATTAAGCTGGTGTATCGGCAGAACCTGTTTTCATCCGAACGCATAACTAATTTATTGGAGCAATTTGAGCATTTACTGCAACAAATTGTAGTACATCCCGATCGCTCTATACAATCTTATTTTTTAGTTACACCACAGTCGCGCTCTTTATTACCAGATGCGAGTGCTAGGCTTGATGAACCTGACTACAAACCAGTACCTACCCTGTTTGCTGCTTGGGCACAGCAAGCACCGGAGCAAACGGCTATCCGCCAGAAGGGTCGGACGTGGACTTATCAGGAATTGTCCCAAAGCGCCCATACTATTGCACAGGTTCTCTTAAGTTGCGGTGTGCAACAGGGAGATGTAGTAGCTGTGTGCGGTGCGAAGAGTTTCGGACTGATTGCCAGTATGCTTGGGGTATTCTTCAGCGGCGCTGTCTTGCTGATGCTTGATTTGAACCTTCCAACTCATCGCCAGCAACTGATGCTCGAGGAGGCTCAAGCCAAGTATCTTGTGGTTGTAGGCGGTCAGTCAAAACAAGCTTCGGTGTCAGAAAGCTCCTTAGAGATTATTCATGTTGATCCTGAGATTGCAACAGCAATTGCTCCAATCCTTGGCACCTCTGGAATAACTTCCCTACCAACCCTGACTCCAGGCGATAAGGCTTACATCTTCTTCACCTCTGGCAGCACAGGAACACCAAAAGGGGTGTTGGGAACTCACAAAGGCATTTCCCATTTTCTTGACTGGCAACGGCAAACTTTTGAGATTGGTACTTTTGACCGAGTTGCCCAATTAACCAGCCTCACTTTTGATGCGGTGCTCAGAGATGTTTTTCTGCCTTTGACTAGTGGAGCAACACTATGTTTGCCTGACTCGGACTTCTCTTGGGATCGGGTGTTAAGCTGGTTGGACACTGAGCAAATCACTGTAGTACACACAGTTCCGGCGGTAGCACAGTCGTGGCTCACACAAGTACCATTAGGAATTAACTTAACGAAGTTGCGCTGGATTTTCTTTTCTGGAGAACCTTTAACTGGAACGTTCGTTCAACAATGGCGACAGACTTTTCCAGAAGCAGGGGAGATAATTAATCTCTACGGGGCAACAGAAACCACGATGGTGAAATGCTTCTACAGAGTGCCTATTGAGATTCCTACAGGTATTATGCCAGGGGGTTGGGCGCTTCCGCAAACGCAAGCACTGGTATTAAACGCAACTAACCAGTTGTGTGGAATTGGCGAAATCGGGGAAATTGTTATCCGCACTTTCTTTCGCACTTTAGGCTATATCAACGCGATCGCCGAGCAGCAGCAACGGTTTGTACCCAATTCCTTGACTAATGACCAGCAGGATTTATTTTACTACACTGGCGACAAGGGGCGCTACCGTCCGGATGGAGCTATTGAAATTTTAGGGCGAAACGACGACCAAATTAAGATTAGAGGAATACGTGTTCAGCCAGCAGAGATTGAGACGATATTGAATCAGCACCCGGCGGTGGGAGAAAGTGTGGTGATTGCAACAGACGAGACTCCAGAGGACAAACGCTTAGTTGCCTATGTAGTTGCCAAACCCAATCAAACATTTGCCAAAAGCGAGGTGAGCTACTTCCTCAAACAGCACCTACCGGAGTATCTGATGCCATCAGTCTTTGTTGTGTTAGACGCTTTGCCACTAACTGCTAATGGTAAAGTCAATCGTCGGGCTTTACCTGCCCCATCTTTGGAAGTAGTTTCTTGTGCTAACAACGTTCCACCTCGGAACCCAACTGAGGAAGTGATTGTTAGTATCTTTGCCTCTGTTCTGAAACTTCAGCACTTAGGTGTTGATGATAACTTCTTTGAGGTGGGTGGGCATTCTCTACTCGCTACTCAAGTTGTTTCTCGCTTGCGGGAGGCACTTAAAGTAAATCTACCTCTACGAACTTTATTTGAGGCATCAACTCCTGCTGAACTAGCCGTGGTCATTGAGAAAATTAAAGTGACTGGAGGCGCTAAGATTGATACACCTAAAATCACAAAGATTTCTCGGGAACGGCATCGAGTTCAAGTCTCCTCTCAAGAGGAGTTAACACTTCCTGATGCTGTAAGGCAGGAGATTTTCAAACCAGAAAGTAAAGATTAA
- a CDS encoding non-ribosomal peptide synthetase gives MNKKSVVKLLSQLRQLNIQVIAEGEKLRYQAPKGVLTPELRQEIAEYKAEILAFLSTVNRNEKSATSAIEIIPRNQNLPLSFGQERLWFLDQLQGSTAYNEHGGIRITGKLDVTAIQSAFAEVLRRHEVLRTTFPLVNGKPTQAIAPQVNAEVALLDWQHLTESTRESQLQHYAQQQAQTLFDLASGPLVCATLVHLAAEEWVLLIVMHHIICDYWSVNIFIQELSVLYQSFTQGQPSPLPELVIQYADYASWQRHRLNGLLETQLSYWKKHLADAPSVLQLPSDRPRPSVQSYRGEAQTFILDQSLTKKLQQLSQTFGTTLFMTLLTAFSTLLYRYSNQEDIVIGSPIANRNRAEIESLIGFIANVLVLRVRFENNPSFAQLLEQVREVTLQGYAHQDVPFEQVVEALQPEHSLSYSPLYQVMFVFQNVPKQPLVLPGVTLKPFTTETQTAKFDLSLMIEENEEGLIGIWKYNTDLFNKETIARMTEHFQILLSAIVTDPQQPVSQLPLLSEQERSQLVVEWNQTAADYRQDKCIHQLFEEQVQRTPDVVAVVYEDQILTYRELNNRANQVAHYLQDLGVQPETLVGICVERSFAMVVGLLGILKAGGAYVPLDPTYPKERLAFMLSDSQVSVLLTQKNLVAGLPEHRVHMLCLDTNWGIISHKSEENPVSGVTAENLAYVIYTSGLMGKPKGVTIQHRSVLNLLRGLDKAIYGERQDSPLRVSLNGSLAFDTSVKQIIQLLHGHTLVIIPEALRFDGSALLSYLQRSKVDVFDCTPSQLRILIWAGLLDSNAAPTSVLVGGEPIDESTWQALAQAENTNFYNVYGPTECTVDATVCSVRMAHLKPVLGRPIANTQIYILDSHKQPVPIGVPGELHIGGAPLARGYLNRPELTAEKFIPNPFNQEQGVRLYKTGDLARYLPDAKIQFLGRIDNQVKIRGFRIELGEIETVLIAHPLVQEAIVIDREDTPNKKSLVAYIVAQQNSPRSSELFSFLKQKLPDYMVPKYFVILDALPLTPNGKVDRKALPAPQADLVREGEFVPPQTPIEQTLAAIWQEVLEVSQVGIHDNFFAIGGDSILSIQVVSQAKQVGIQITPKQLFQYQTLAELAAVANTTTAVLAQQKVVTGEVPLTPIQKWFFEQNWFNPHHFNQSVLLQLPNNFNPSFLSKAVSQLLEHHDALRLLFISTEGNWRQINKGLEDSVPFEQVDLSQVPQSEQLTALEEIAARLQASLNLNVGPLMRVVLFNLGSNCCQSLLIAIHHLAVDGVSWRILLEDLFAVYQQLERGESVQLQKKTTAFQDWAIRLSHYAQSNILQQQLNYWLNLPWSKVAPLPVDEPANKQYNTVANAAEVSVALDKKQTDALLQEVCVAYNTQINDVLLTALAQSLRKWTGKSAFLIDLEGHGREDLFEEVDLSRTVGWFTSLFPVLLHLESTTDLGETLKAVKEQLRGIPLRGIGYGILRYLNQDSEICIQLQALPQADIRFNYFGQFAQEGFVGVSWQFDAMSKHFDRSSEGGRPYLLDVNAMVVEGKLQITWTYCCQVHHSATVKLLAHNYIEELQKLIDHCLSPEAKGYTPSDFPEAGLSQEQLDTLLAEVGF, from the coding sequence ATGAATAAAAAAAGCGTGGTGAAGTTGCTTTCTCAACTGCGTCAACTGAATATTCAAGTGATTGCTGAAGGAGAAAAGTTACGTTATCAAGCTCCTAAAGGAGTTTTGACTCCCGAACTACGTCAAGAAATAGCTGAGTATAAAGCAGAAATTCTCGCATTTCTGAGTACAGTCAATAGAAATGAGAAATCTGCAACTTCAGCAATTGAGATTATTCCTAGAAATCAAAACTTACCTCTTTCTTTTGGTCAAGAACGATTATGGTTTTTAGACCAACTTCAAGGTTCAACAGCTTATAACGAGCATGGGGGAATACGAATTACAGGTAAGCTAGATGTGACGGCGATACAATCTGCCTTTGCAGAAGTTTTGCGCCGCCACGAAGTGCTGCGGACGACTTTCCCGTTAGTTAATGGCAAGCCGACACAAGCGATCGCCCCACAGGTAAACGCAGAAGTAGCGCTGCTCGATTGGCAGCATTTAACCGAGAGTACGCGGGAGAGCCAATTGCAGCATTATGCCCAACAGCAAGCCCAGACGCTGTTTGATTTGGCATCCGGTCCTCTGGTGTGTGCCACCTTAGTACACTTAGCTGCTGAAGAATGGGTGCTGTTGATTGTGATGCACCATATTATTTGTGACTATTGGTCAGTAAATATTTTTATTCAAGAACTCTCTGTTCTGTATCAAAGTTTCACTCAGGGTCAGCCATCTCCTTTACCAGAACTTGTTATCCAGTATGCTGATTATGCTTCTTGGCAACGCCATCGGCTGAATGGCTTGCTGGAAACGCAACTCTCTTACTGGAAGAAACACTTAGCTGATGCTCCTTCTGTGCTACAGTTGCCAAGCGATCGCCCCCGACCATCGGTGCAAAGCTATCGGGGTGAGGCTCAAACATTTATTTTAGACCAATCGTTGACCAAAAAGTTGCAGCAACTTAGCCAAACTTTTGGAACAACGCTGTTTATGACGCTGCTGACGGCGTTTTCCACCTTATTGTACCGCTACAGCAATCAAGAGGATATTGTTATTGGCTCGCCCATCGCTAACCGTAACCGTGCAGAAATTGAATCGCTGATAGGATTTATTGCCAACGTCTTGGTGTTGCGGGTGCGCTTTGAAAACAATCCCAGCTTTGCACAGTTGCTGGAGCAAGTGCGGGAAGTGACTTTGCAAGGGTATGCTCATCAGGATGTGCCGTTTGAGCAAGTGGTAGAAGCTTTACAACCGGAGCATTCTTTAAGTTATTCGCCGCTCTACCAGGTTATGTTCGTGTTCCAGAATGTTCCAAAACAGCCGCTAGTGTTACCGGGGGTGACTCTAAAGCCATTCACTACAGAGACACAAACAGCTAAGTTTGATTTGTCACTCATGATAGAGGAGAACGAGGAGGGCTTGATCGGAATTTGGAAATACAATACGGATTTATTCAACAAGGAAACTATTGCTCGCATGACTGAGCATTTCCAAATATTGTTGTCAGCCATTGTAACTGATCCACAACAACCTGTCAGTCAATTACCGTTGCTGAGTGAGCAAGAGAGATCCCAGTTAGTAGTAGAGTGGAACCAAACAGCAGCAGATTATCGCCAGGACAAGTGCATCCATCAGTTGTTCGAGGAGCAGGTGCAACGGACTCCTGATGTTGTAGCAGTGGTATATGAAGACCAAATTCTTACCTACAGGGAGCTAAATAATCGTGCCAATCAAGTAGCTCATTATTTGCAAGACTTGGGTGTACAACCAGAAACCCTCGTGGGTATTTGTGTAGAGCGCTCTTTTGCAATGGTTGTGGGACTATTGGGGATTCTTAAGGCAGGTGGTGCTTACGTGCCACTAGACCCAACATATCCCAAGGAACGTCTGGCGTTCATGTTGTCAGATTCACAAGTGTCGGTGCTGTTGACTCAGAAAAATTTGGTCGCAGGGCTTCCTGAACACAGGGTGCATATGCTTTGCTTGGATACAAACTGGGGGATAATCTCTCACAAAAGCGAGGAGAACCCAGTCAGTGGCGTGACAGCCGAAAACTTGGCTTATGTCATCTACACTTCAGGCTTGATGGGGAAACCGAAAGGAGTCACGATCCAGCATCGCTCCGTTTTAAATCTTTTGAGGGGGCTTGATAAAGCTATCTATGGCGAGCGCCAGGATTCCCCACTTCGAGTCAGTTTGAATGGGTCTTTAGCATTTGACACTTCTGTTAAACAGATCATCCAGCTACTGCATGGTCACACCCTTGTTATCATACCGGAAGCGCTCCGATTTGATGGCAGTGCCCTGTTATCCTACCTACAGCGTAGCAAGGTAGACGTGTTTGACTGTACGCCATCACAACTGAGAATTCTGATTTGGGCGGGATTGCTCGACAGCAATGCTGCTCCAACATCTGTACTGGTTGGAGGAGAACCTATTGATGAATCAACTTGGCAAGCTCTGGCACAAGCTGAGAACACTAATTTTTACAATGTTTATGGTCCGACGGAATGCACAGTAGATGCAACAGTTTGCTCGGTACGAATGGCTCACCTAAAGCCAGTCCTTGGTCGCCCCATAGCTAACACACAAATTTACATTCTCGACTCCCATAAACAACCCGTACCAATTGGCGTTCCCGGAGAACTGCATATTGGTGGTGCCCCATTAGCCCGAGGTTATCTCAACCGTCCGGAGTTAACTGCTGAGAAATTCATTCCCAACCCCTTTAACCAGGAACAAGGGGTACGCCTCTACAAAACTGGCGACTTAGCACGTTACCTACCGGACGCGAAGATTCAGTTTTTGGGTCGCATTGACAATCAGGTAAAGATTCGCGGCTTCCGCATTGAACTCGGGGAAATTGAAACAGTGCTTATCGCACACCCCCTAGTACAAGAAGCAATAGTCATTGACCGAGAAGACACTCCAAACAAGAAAAGCCTAGTTGCCTATATAGTTGCACAGCAAAATTCTCCTAGGAGTAGCGAGCTTTTCTCCTTCCTCAAACAGAAACTACCCGATTACATGGTGCCCAAGTATTTTGTTATACTGGATGCCCTACCGTTGACTCCTAATGGCAAAGTGGATCGCAAAGCCTTGCCTGCTCCCCAAGCAGATTTGGTACGAGAAGGAGAGTTTGTACCTCCCCAAACCCCCATTGAACAGACCTTAGCTGCTATTTGGCAGGAAGTCCTCGAAGTGTCACAAGTTGGCATTCATGATAATTTCTTTGCGATCGGAGGAGATTCCATTCTCAGTATCCAAGTGGTTTCTCAGGCTAAACAAGTCGGCATTCAAATCACTCCCAAACAGCTATTCCAATATCAAACCCTTGCCGAACTTGCTGCTGTTGCTAACACAACCACCGCCGTGCTTGCCCAACAAAAGGTAGTCACAGGAGAGGTTCCCCTAACTCCCATTCAAAAGTGGTTTTTCGAGCAAAATTGGTTTAATCCGCATCATTTTAATCAGTCGGTACTGCTGCAACTGCCCAATAACTTCAATCCCTCATTTTTGTCCAAAGCAGTTAGCCAGTTACTAGAGCATCACGATGCCTTACGTCTTTTGTTTATTTCCACTGAGGGAAACTGGCGGCAAATCAACAAAGGACTTGAAGACAGCGTGCCGTTTGAGCAAGTGGATTTATCTCAAGTTCCCCAGTCCGAACAACTTACAGCTCTTGAGGAAATTGCCGCCCGACTACAAGCTAGCTTAAACCTAAATGTTGGTCCGTTGATGCGAGTCGTGCTGTTTAACTTAGGTAGCAACTGTTGCCAGTCTTTACTAATTGCGATTCATCACCTCGCAGTCGATGGTGTCTCCTGGCGAATACTGCTTGAAGATTTGTTTGCTGTCTATCAGCAGCTAGAACGAGGAGAAAGCGTTCAACTGCAAAAGAAAACCACCGCCTTTCAAGATTGGGCGATACGTCTGAGTCATTATGCACAATCAAACATTTTACAGCAACAGTTAAATTACTGGCTGAACCTGCCTTGGTCGAAAGTAGCACCACTGCCAGTGGATGAGCCTGCTAACAAACAATATAATACCGTGGCGAATGCGGCTGAAGTATCAGTTGCTTTGGATAAAAAACAAACTGATGCCCTGTTGCAGGAGGTCTGTGTTGCCTACAACACTCAAATAAATGATGTTCTGTTGACCGCTTTAGCGCAGAGTTTGAGGAAGTGGACTGGGAAATCTGCGTTTCTCATTGATTTGGAGGGACATGGACGAGAAGACTTATTTGAAGAGGTAGACTTGTCCCGAACAGTCGGCTGGTTTACGAGTCTTTTTCCAGTGCTGTTGCACTTAGAAAGTACAACTGACCTTGGGGAAACTCTCAAGGCTGTTAAAGAACAATTGCGAGGAATTCCTCTTCGGGGTATTGGCTATGGTATTCTACGTTACCTCAATCAAGATAGTGAAATTTGCATTCAACTCCAGGCTTTGCCTCAAGCAGATATTCGCTTTAACTACTTTGGTCAATTTGCACAGGAAGGATTTGTTGGGGTAAGTTGGCAATTTGATGCTATGTCTAAGCACTTTGACCGCAGTAGTGAGGGTGGGCGTCCTTATTTGTTGGATGTTAACGCGATGGTGGTTGAAGGAAAGTTGCAAATCACTTGGACTTACTGTTGTCAAGTTCATCACAGTGCTACAGTGAAGCTGCTGGCACACAATTATATCGAGGAACTGCAAAAACTGATTGACCATTGTCTGTCTCCTGAGGCTAAGGGTTACACTCCCTCAGATTTTCCGGAAGCAGGGTTAAGCCAAGAACAACTTGACACTCTACTGGCGGAGGTAGGATTTTGA